Proteins from one Candidatus Desulfovibrio trichonymphae genomic window:
- a CDS encoding MlaE family ABC transporter permease, which translates to MRNLPAYVGRSFLGGVGAVGGTTLFMLLGLSRIFSSAKIFPRTFRQLYVIGYQSLFVILLIGIFCGMVIGLQGYYTLVRFGSVGFLGSAVSLTLIRELGPVLTAIMLTGRAGSSMAAEIGVMRITDQIDALDVLDIHPMSYLVSPRLLAAMISFPLLTAIFDVIGIVGGYLTGVLMLDINEGAYFYRIASSVEMSDVAGGFIKALVFGLLVTTVCCRQGYNTHRRRDSAGPEAVGNATTSAVVISCVLILASDYVLTSFLL; encoded by the coding sequence CTGCGCAACCTGCCGGCTTATGTGGGGCGTTCGTTTCTTGGCGGCGTTGGCGCTGTGGGCGGCACGACCTTGTTCATGCTGCTCGGCTTAAGCCGGATTTTTTCAAGCGCTAAAATTTTCCCTAGAACATTCAGGCAACTCTATGTGATCGGGTATCAATCGCTTTTTGTGATTTTGCTGATCGGCATTTTTTGCGGCATGGTGATTGGCCTGCAGGGATATTATACATTGGTTCGGTTCGGTTCTGTCGGCTTTTTGGGGTCAGCGGTTTCCCTTACCCTGATTCGCGAGCTCGGGCCCGTGCTGACGGCGATCATGCTCACCGGCAGGGCAGGCTCATCCATGGCGGCGGAAATAGGCGTTATGCGCATCACGGATCAGATTGACGCTCTGGATGTGCTGGACATACATCCCATGAGTTACCTTGTCAGTCCGCGTCTTCTGGCCGCGATGATTTCTTTTCCCCTGCTCACGGCAATTTTTGACGTGATCGGCATTGTCGGCGGCTATCTGACAGGCGTGCTGATGCTGGATATCAACGAGGGGGCTTATTTTTACCGTATCGCCAGTTCCGTTGAGATGTCCGACGTGGCGGGCGGTTTTATCAAGGCCCTGGTTTTCGGCCTCCTTGTCACGACAGTCTGTTGCCGGCAGGGGTATAACACGCATCGTCGTCGCGACAGCGCTGGTCCCGAGGCTGTGGGTAACGCGACAACATCGGCTGTCGTCATTTCCTGTGTGCTTATACTGGCCTCTGATTATGTTCTGACTTCTTTTTTGCTTTAG
- a CDS encoding ABC transporter ATP-binding protein, translating into MHNWDIEFVHLDAGYGERAVLRDICAVLPAGRISVILGESGCGKSTLLKHIIGLSQPMAGTVRIDGQDFFALKAAAFRRVRRQMGVLFQDGALLGALSLAENVALPLSEHFALPKPLLREAALRVLGMVGLQDFADYYPNQLSGGMRKRAGLARAIIAEPRILLCDEPTSGLDPVTAARMDELLLSMHEQFADMTLVVVSHDLASFRAIAEHALVLRDGSAIFSGRPDELERGEDPYVRQFLQRQSGDRSKAQRAALNPIARAALDAWLAS; encoded by the coding sequence ATGCATAACTGGGATATAGAATTTGTTCACCTTGACGCCGGGTACGGCGAACGCGCCGTGCTGCGCGACATATGCGCCGTGTTGCCCGCAGGCAGGATTTCCGTGATTCTCGGAGAATCCGGCTGCGGCAAATCCACGTTGCTGAAGCACATCATCGGGCTTTCTCAACCTATGGCCGGCACTGTGCGTATAGATGGTCAGGATTTTTTTGCCTTGAAAGCCGCCGCATTTCGTCGTGTACGGCGTCAGATGGGCGTTCTTTTTCAAGACGGCGCGCTTTTGGGCGCGCTGTCTCTGGCTGAAAATGTGGCCCTGCCTTTGAGCGAACATTTTGCCCTGCCGAAGCCCCTGCTCCGCGAAGCGGCATTGCGTGTGCTCGGCATGGTCGGCCTGCAGGATTTTGCCGATTATTACCCCAACCAGCTTTCCGGAGGCATGCGCAAACGGGCTGGTCTGGCGCGGGCGATTATAGCTGAACCGCGCATCCTGCTCTGTGATGAACCCACTTCAGGGCTTGATCCTGTGACGGCCGCCAGAATGGATGAGCTGCTGCTGTCCATGCACGAGCAGTTTGCCGACATGACGCTTGTTGTCGTAAGCCATGATCTCGCCAGTTTTCGGGCCATTGCGGAGCATGCGCTGGTGCTCAGGGACGGCAGCGCGATTTTTTCCGGACGGCCGGATGAACTGGAACGCGGTGAAGATCCCTATGTGCGGCAGTTTTTGCAGCGTCAATCCGGAGATCGGAGCAAGGCTCAGCGCGCGGCGCTGAATCCGATTGCGCGCGCCGCGCTGGATGCCTGGCTTGCATCCTGA
- the mlaD gene encoding outer membrane lipid asymmetry maintenance protein MlaD, whose product MNSVRETAVGVFVLLGLVCVAWLTVKLGKMEVFSSQGFELSARFDSASGLRVGADVEIAGVPVGHVVNITLDPDPLRTQAVVRLRLAADFRLSDDSIASIKTSGLIGDKYISLSRGGSEKLLVSDGMIKETESAVDLESLIGKYAFGGV is encoded by the coding sequence ATGAACAGCGTCCGTGAAACCGCCGTTGGCGTCTTTGTGCTGCTGGGCCTTGTCTGCGTGGCATGGCTGACTGTCAAACTGGGTAAAATGGAAGTTTTTTCAAGTCAGGGCTTTGAGCTTTCCGCCAGGTTTGATTCAGCTTCCGGGCTGCGCGTGGGAGCGGATGTTGAAATTGCGGGCGTGCCTGTCGGGCACGTTGTCAATATCACACTTGATCCTGATCCGCTCCGTACGCAGGCCGTGGTGCGTTTGCGGCTTGCGGCAGATTTCCGCCTTTCTGACGACAGTATCGCTTCCATCAAAACAAGCGGTCTGATCGGCGATAAATATATCAGCCTTTCGCGTGGGGGCTCGGAGAAGCTGCTTGTTTCGGACGGCATGATAAAAGAAACGGAATCCGCTGTTGATTTGGAATCTCTGATCGGCAAATATGCCTTTGGGGGTGTATGA